Genomic segment of Parageobacillus genomosp. 1:
ATGCCTGTCACATAATCTGTTTCTTGGTAGATAATATCCATATCGGCAACGGTGGTGCCGACGTCTTCCGCGGTGATATAGCGGCCGTTTAATCCTTGAATAAAGCGGCCGAACGCGCGGAACATCGCTTCATTTTTATCTTTGCGCGGGTCGCCGATAATGACCGTTTTCCCGCCGCCAAGGTTGAGCCCTGCCGCAGCGTTTTTATACGTCATGCCGCGTGCTAAGCGAAGCGCGTCTTCAATAGCTTCTTCTTCCGAGTTATACATCCACATGCGCGTACCGCCTAATGCTGGGCCGAGCGTTGTATCGTGAATAGCGATAATCGCTTTCAATCCCGATTCTTTATCTTGGCAAAACAACAATTGTTCATAATCGTATTTTTCCATGTATTTAAACAGTTCCATGATAACTTCCTCCCTAATTTTTTATTTGGATGCGGAACAAACCGCGAGCGCTAACGAATACAGTTTGCTTTCCGCCGAATCGGCGCGTGATGTAAGGACAATCGGTGCCTTCGCTCCAGCGATGACGGCCCCGACTTTGGCATTGGCAAAATAAACAAGCGATTTATATAGCATGTTTCCCGCTTCAATGTCAGGAACGAGCAAAATATCTGCCCTTCCCGCCACTTCGCTGTCAATGCGCTTATGTTCCGCCGCTATAGCCGAAACAGCATTGTCGAGGGCAAGCGGTCCATCAATGATGCAATCTTTTATTTGTCCGCGTTTTTGCATCATGGTCAGAGCTGCCGCATCAACGGTAGCTGGCATCGCCGGGTTGACTACTTCCACCGCCGCCAACGGCGCCACTTTCGGCATGTCAATGCCAATTGACCGGGCTACGGCAACGGCATTCGCCACAATCTGCGCTTTTTGTTCCAAATCCGGCACAATGTTCATCGCCGCATCCGTCACAATAATGAAACGGTCATATCCAGAGACTTCAAATACAGCCACATGGGAAAGCACCTTTCCCGTCCGCAGGCCGTATTCTTTGTTTAACACCGCTTTTAACAACGCAGCTGTTGGGATGTTCCCTTTCATCAGGACATTCGCCTCATTGAAGTGAACAGCCTTTACCGCTAACTCAGCGGC
This window contains:
- the yqiS gene encoding phosphate butyryltransferase, producing the protein MKRLVHKMKLQSLIDHATKYTDMTVAVAAAEDEEVIDAVTMALERHFGKFVLYGDREQIVQLLRRKGYANSGHIEVVHANSAVQAAELAVKAVHFNEANVLMKGNIPTAALLKAVLNKEYGLRTGKVLSHVAVFEVSGYDRFIIVTDAAMNIVPDLEQKAQIVANAVAVARSIGIDMPKVAPLAAVEVVNPAMPATVDAAALTMMQKRGQIKDCIIDGPLALDNAVSAIAAEHKRIDSEVAGRADILLVPDIEAGNMLYKSLVYFANAKVGAVIAGAKAPIVLTSRADSAESKLYSLALAVCSASK